The Tripterygium wilfordii isolate XIE 37 chromosome 23, ASM1340144v1, whole genome shotgun sequence genomic sequence ATTCAATTTCCCGCGTCTTACATCGGACATATTCaacattataaaataaaaagtgaaGCGAAACAGAGAAGACGTGAGCTTGCCTTAGCCACGTTCAAACTGACAGACTTACGCTTTATGCCGTAACTCCCACCAGACCTCTTCGTCAGAAAGAGGTGGAGATTTCCCAATCTCTACCTCAAATTGTAACCTTGATTTTTCAAGTTTTAAGTCCTTGACCATTTGAAGCTTTTGATTTCTTCGGACATCAAGCATCTGTGCAGCAAGTGGTACAGTCTTCACATATCTGTACATAATGCAGGGTAGTATGGGTAATCTTACTTTGTTGCAAATTCAGAGCTTCAAATGCACTTACTAAGAGTAACAAATCAAGTGAAGAAGTAACAAATCAAGTGAAGATACAGAAAGATAAGCTGGTGAATTTAAGTTTAGAAAAACACTAATGTACAGGATATTATGCATCTAGTCATGGCGGTGAAGCTTTTAAAAGAGTGCCTTTAGCTGACGCCAAAGTTCCTATCCTCCCTCAAGTGATTATTTGTCTTCATTCGTCTTCTTTTACAGAGAAAAAACAATGAGCATGATAACATTATGCAGTAAGGCACACAGACATCTTAAGTTCGTGTGATCCGGTGGTAGTTTCATTGCATGCTCTTATTccaaaaaattgatttggtgTACAAGAACTACCTAGCGCTCTTCCTTTTTTTgcagttttcaaaacaatattGTCATACACGACaagcaaataaagaaaaaaagaagaagaagaagatggaaacAGATGGAGAGATAAATGACTAGGCGAAAAATTCTCCGTAGGAAGAAATAAAATAACTGAAGCCAAAGCATTGAGTTCCAAGAGTTACCTGTCCAAAAACGGCATGAGAACATAGTCATGAACTGCAAAGTCTAAGGCCCACGGTAAAAGTATCAACACTGCCAAGAATTTAGCCTGTGACAAAGATAGTATAACTAAGCTATGTCATATACAAATAAGCACATAACTGCAATTGGTTAAGAAAATTTTAAGCCAGTTGACAGAGACTTAACAAATCCAAGGCTAAAACAATTCATGTGATTCTTTGCCAAGAACTAAATTTAAGTTGAGTGCAGAATAAACTGGAGCTATGATAACTAAAATATTTTGACTGAACCATTGTTTGCATGTTAGTGAACAATTCaattactttgattttttgatcATTCGAACCAATCCACTATTATCAGGTTGACAAATTAATTGAATATGATTCATTATTAATAATGAAAGCAAACTCCATAGTATATCAGGGAATATTTTCCCTCATAAAGCAGTTCAACTTGAGGTCCTTCGACCCAAATCAACATTAGCAACGAGGCACACATAATTTGAGGAAGCAGTACCATTGCACTTTGTGTACCAGTGAAGAAATCAAATTTCATCTCCTTATGATTCTCAATTTATTCACAATAAATTATGGAGATGACAGTCAGCGGACCCAACACTGGGAACATACTCAGAGCAATCAACAACCACCCTGCTTCacatatgttattgttttggTGCAGCACCATTACTTTATTGGCTATCTTGTCAGTAAAGCGAACCATAAGGAGAGAGGATTAAAAGATAAGAGATTTGGTTTTTAATCCATCCAAGGGTTCTCCAACAGCAAACACCCCTGACCTCTGTCCTGCACCACATTTTGGTCACTCAGAACTAACCTGTTTCAGAGATTTCATGTTCATAACAGACAATTTTCCGTATTTATTTCTTATCCAAAAGAAATTTCTATGCAGTGGCCGACAATGAATAGTCTTTAGGGAAAAAAGGATACAATTGCCCTTGCAAGTTTAAAAATTCATTATGGTGCTTCAACTGCTATGCACATAGGCTGTGTAGTTCTTAAATGATTTGCGAATGATCACTATCATAAAACATCCAACTCATAAGCTACCCCACATAGACATCTTAGTTCTCTACATGCATCGCTTGGATGGCCAATAATTAGCTTGAGTGGTAGCAAACCTCCCTAAAACAGCCCAGCTGTTTGCCAACATCTATTTGGCGGTCATTATTTCTTTACGTTAGCTAGTGCAGGAGAAACTTAGGTTGTGCTAGACCAATCTCCATTATAAGTGAAGAAATGTAAGAAAACGTTAGCCAACCTAATCCACAGAGACAGGCATACAACAATATTGAGCATGAAAATGGAGAGGCATAACAACAGATGGAGAGCTGCCATGAGATTATTGATTATGTTGAAAACATTTGcaatcaaaagaaatcaagaacacAATGCAATAAGCTAATGGATCAACAAGTATTTCAAATGCATCTTGGGCAAGTGCAAGCTTACAAAAGTCAACAGAACCAAGCACACACAATGCATAGGTCATAGGAAAAATCCTCAAGATAACGTGAACTATagaataacaaaaagaaaaatggcgGCAGTTTATGCAAAGGAAAACATCTAAAAAGTTAGTCATTCAAACCTCCATGGCATGTTGTTCCCaatgattttttcttttccttttccttgttTGGTTTTAGTGTTAATattttgcattttatttttatgatattCATCCATCTAAATACGAAAATGAAAACCCCATAAGCCCTAAATCGGTCTACATATATGTgttcaaatatcaaaaaattaaactaGCACAGCATGTGAACAACATTATAACAGGGAACAACGACAAAATGACTACAAAAGCCATGGATAATTTGAACTAAAGACGACTCTCTTCCGATGTTTAGAGGGTAAATGACATATATGCACTTACCGAGTTTATTGAGGCGTACCGGAAGACACGATCTTCATAGAGCATATCATCCTCCTCCCTACCAAGAACGAAATTGCTCACAGACTCAATGAATCCTTTCTCTCGAATTATCTCAGTGGGAGGTAGGTCTTCCCTCAATTCGTCATTTCCAGTGTCCCAATCTTGACTCCACCAAGAACCATTTCCAGGATCATCCATGACCCAATCTTCCCACCTCCGACTCTCCTCATTCATCATATCTTCTTGTGCTTCCCTCAACTCCACAATGGCCTCTGCCCTCCTCTTCCACGCCTCAAACTTCTCACTCTCTGACAACTCCTCATCACTTGAGCTCTCCACCTCTTCGTCGTGCATGTCATCGTCCTTTAAACCAAGCCAATTACCATCCTCATCAAAGAAGAACCTCTGCCACCAACTTCTCGTAGAAtgtttattgttcttctttCTTGCATTTGGAACAATTCCATAAAGCCTCCGTCGATTACAACTCAAGTGAACTAAAAGATTCGACAAATTGTGTGAATTCAAAGAGCCTCCACGTGGTTTTTGGTTGGTGAAGATTAAGTTGTCACACAAGACCAATGAAGTGCTCATCAAGAACATGAACAAAACCCAACATTTTTCAGGCGTCTCAATTCAATAAAGCACTCCAAAATCCACTTAGAAAACCAGCACAAAATTCATTCATGACAAAAAACATACTTTCCCAAAATGTTCAGCAAACTATAACTTCCTCACACAGCGGAACATAGATGTAGTTCAAACCCCAAATTTCTCTTAATAATTCAAAACTAAAGCACAGAATTCACAATAAATGAGAGATTAATCAAATACCCAGTCATCCAAAATGCTTGTTACCCCCAAAAATGGCCCAATTTTCGCTACCGAATTGTCCTGGAAACGCTGAGATTCCTCTTGGAGAGTGTTGAAACCTCGAGAAACTCGTAGGGAAAAGGAAAGACGGGAGAAAGAGCATTCACTCTTTCAGATGGTTTATTCCAAGGGGTTACCAAGAGGATAACGGTCTGAAGCTTATTAAGAATCTAAGATAACCCATAATAATGAATTTACCATATTGCCCTTACTTATTTGATGTTTGGTCACTTGATCTATGGATTATGCATTCGATAACAACAATGTAATACTGAAATTCAGAGAAAATTTAGATGAATTTTATGATAACACATCAGCaaaaaaaatgaaccaaaacCTCACACTTGTACAATCCTTATTTTTTACCAAGCTAAATTGAAAATAATTCATGGAAGTCATATAAATATAGAAGTCATAAAACTATAAGAGTTCTTTAAAGAAGAAGACGTTTTACACCATTAATCTGACAAGCACCAATAATTTGAATCATCCTATAGGTCATGCTTTTGCCAATTAATTCATAtcaaaatatcataaaaaaGAACAAACCTTTAAAAAAAGACGTTTTACACCATTAATTTGACAAGCACCAATAATTTCAATCATCCTATGGATCGTGCTTTTGCCATATGAAAGCTTAACATATAACGCTATGTTTGGTTAGTCGTGGGAACGAGAACGAGAACGGGAACGGGAACTGGAACGGGAACGAGAATGGAAACAGGAACGAGAACAGGAACGGGAACAAGAAAGGGAATTCCAAGAATTCCGTTGTTTGATTGGTCAAGGAATTGGCGCAAGAACACTGTGTTCCAATGTTTGGTATGTGAGATTCATTGAGGAATAGGAATGGGAATAATGGACAAAAGATTATATTATCCCTTATGTCTTATATTGTGCCTTATAAGGGCAATATGTATACATCTTACTCATGCATTACAAAAAACTGTTTTCATGACTCCTGCACAGACAATTGATGCGTGAAATTGCATTTGGACTATTTTTCAATAGTATAATTGTTATTTGAggaataacattttaacaaagcATATTAGTCTTTGATTTTGCCTTCTACCAAAATACGTGTATAGTGACAATCTGGCAACAAGATACTCAACCTAGCCTCATATGAGCTATACTAATTTAACAAATATTACAATATAAAAGAACACACTCATTTCCAACAAATAATACTTTACAAAAGAACATGTTTCTAGTGACATGTTTATGGTATAACGACAAACAATAGTTAAGAGCATAATGCTCTCATAATATCCTAGCAAAAAGCAGTTTATCACCATATGCTAACCACATAAACTGCTATTAAATCTAGTAAACCACCCTACTAACAAAAGCATGTCATCTCACAACATATCAATGTAGCTCTTAATAAATGTTCATCTTTCTTCAATGGCAGGCTAAAAAACATTGACACCGGTGTCTTATCACCCCCATCTTAACTCTAGCAGTGATGCGTTCAGGGTTGATTAGCCCCTTTACAGTATGTAGTTCATAAAAAAACTTATTCATTCTATCCTAAAATCTCTTCTCAGTGTCAATTGCCTCACTAAGCTCATGAGTCGCCTTCTTAATCTAGTTTCCCAATGCATCAGCAACCTCTCGTATCGCCTCAATAACTTGTGTATTGTTATTAATCTTCCTTTTCTTATACCTGGTTGAGTTCCCATCACTTTGCATGTCAAACTCACTTGCAGAAGCATTTATCTCCTTGATTAGCTGATATTCCCCTTGACAAATGAGAGGTCCTAGCCATAGCAATAGACATTGGGACATCCATTCCTTGCATCACACTAAACCAGTCTACCTCATGTACATACCCAGTATCATCATCAGGATTTAATGCCTCATGACCCTTATCTCTTCTACCACATCTGAAGGATCTTGGGCATTTCTTAAATTGGCTTGATCTTTATCATAAATAGTGCATAGTACTTCAAAATGTGGGAGCTCTTTATTTATGAAGTTGGATACCCGCTTGCGACCCTGGATACATATggtaaaataaaaattgtaacaTAGAAACATTGAAAAGAATGAGCGACCAAGAGGATTCCGTCGTCCCTATGGAGGATGATGATCCAACAAAGAAAGTGAAACAGCAAGATCCGGAGAGATCAGAAAATGAGGGAGAGGAAAGCAGAGAGGAGATTCACCGGTTGAGTTATAGAGATTTGTTACGGAAGAGTTTGGCTGGGGAAGGCAATCTACTATGGGAGTCATGGGATTTTGTTAAAGAGGGTGATATACAAGTACAATCATGTGACGATAAACCTATTATAGTTTTGACGGAGGAGTTCAAGGAACAATTGAATAAACCCTGGGAAGCATCTGTAGTGGTGAAGCTGTTACGAATGTCTTTGGGGTATAGGATGCTATgtaacaaaatcaaatcaatgTGGAACCCAGTGAGTCCATATCGAGTTGTAGACGTGGAGAATGGTTTCTATCTCATTTAGTTTAATTCAGTAGCAGATTACAATCATGTTTTAACAGATGGACCATGGATAATTATGGGTAGTGTGCTTTTAGTGTAAACATGGTCACCTTCTTTCCGAGCAAACGAAGTTGGTGTGACTAAGGCGGTGGCATGGATTAGGTTTTCGGATCTACCAGTGCAATTTTATCATCCGTAATTGATTAAGGCCATGGGGGATCTGGTTGGCAGAACAATCAAGGTCGACAAAACTACGAAGTCTGGTGAAAGAGGGAAGTTCGCTAGAGTAGCAGTGGAATTAGATTTGATCAAACCGTTATGGAGTGTGATCAATGGCGGACCCATTGCATAGTCACTGGGGGCACGGGCCCCCAGtcagttaaaatttttttcactaAATATACCCTACATTCTTAACAATTTGACACTAAGGcccccaacaaaaaaataaaaggcccCCATTACACAAACTTAACCCACTAACTAAGACTCAACCCAACTCTCATTCACACACTTAGCCCATTAAttaagacccaacccaactctcattcacacacttagcccattaactaagacccaacccaaccctcattcaacccaaatagaaaaatcccaaaaatcaaaaccctcatTCTCGACTGCTAGTGTCTACAAGGAAGCATATTTCGTATCCTttgtgatggatcgtacttaacacaagagggggggtgaattgtgtccccaaattccgataggaatctctttttataatttaaaaggaaatcaatgtcaattaacaattagcacacaaatttggactctaatgattatcctaatcaatattcatttcaatgcaagatgtgatacaatatggtgaatgatcaattatcaaataatcaaggaattgcaaaaacagatttttttaaacaacacactgcgcacagattttacaactcaaatttcacctacaaatcaagtcagaattcaatgaaatttggtatgcagtatcacaacaccctaatgaatactatatcaaaaattcagattaaaattcaaagtttagctatgtgaacagtgcacggacagactagtggttcagaaaattctgcaatcaaaacacttaatcaatcaacaagcaagcaatgcaatcaagaaagtccacacagcaatttatagtagttcggagactcttctcctacatatactacctaggttcaccaacctaggatttttcaacctccactaaggatgtggttttctcaagagctccacaaaactcacaagggtttttaggtcacccttaaaactgaagatttcaagacaatcttcaaactttacaaccaagggtttcaagcactcccttaaacttaacctcaacaaggtttttgcccgatgaagggacttttacaagtgttcggtataaatggttcactcaaggtttgcactaagcaatggggttgaggaacactcaagaatcacaatatcacctcacgggttggatagaaaatgaagaataatgaggattttcgaatctgaaaataagaagccaaatgagaagcactccttctttgcaaaagcaaaatagtgaggaagcctttagagtggcttgggtagaagcttggattcaatggcacaaactagcttgaaagctttgagagcaagaatttcttcaatgtaattttggcttcttcaagttggaatgaggaagaacccctctttataatttaccaagctcttgtgattttcaccattggatctttttccatcttcaaatctcgaccttcaattacatgtgcaaatctcggccattgaatgaatagatcattaaatctcaaccttgcaatacatagccgttgcacttgcatctttttccaagtctagctttgcaagatttgagttgtcatgtgcacttgcagccatctttgaccatttgatcaaacttgcaccaaatcttggccttggtatctccaacaattttgtcatctttgaccatttgatcaaacttacaccaaatcttggccttggtatctccaacaatttcctacaaaatgtgtagcaacttgcagccatctttgactccaaaaatcaagtaagatcttcttttaagtcaaaaattgcaagcaagaatatggtcttatgcacaaccattggattcaccttttaaatggtcatcttaacccttcaagtcttgttgtaatctgatccattcataattcaaaataattcaatctcggccatagattagtgtaccgttggagcttgtagtcttcaagaatatcttcataatctaagtcttgtctagttgcagaatatactttctcatctcttacaaatttcaaccattgcatttgtcctttagcttcatcaattgtcttctcacaaaaatctgatcattgacctcaataaaggaagcatgtgcaagatcttgtttgatgaagacaagagatccttcacgtgaccaaacatgtccctccaatcttgacttcaaactctgaatttggcagcaccaatatatccatattatacagccctaaggctagttccaatcatcaatcaaaatgccttagtggaaggttgatgaacataggtttttcttggttttctagagatccaagctcatactcgaaaaccggacttcaattcacttgagcatactgaattctgagtcatatgagaccacaatgatgattaacctacaaggaaataggaggtagaactccccaattgcatgtaagctcaaagagcttcgtatggagcgcataggttaattacattagaaaaacaacccataaaattcatattactgcatgataaatcattttatatgtattagaatgtccatgtaaaatttcataacaatcggaaatcgtttggtcactcaaccaagcaattaggtcactaatagtgaaaccgataaattctaagtgtaaattcaaagtcattttgcaaactcagtgtaaatgacattttctcttgaactttactaaatcaaatatgttcatagtgatgaaactaagatgcacacgaaatttcatttaaatcggagttcatttggttcgccacgttcacaaagaacacatgcacaaaattaggtaaaacctagttttggcggaatttaagcatatgaccaaatatatatgtgatgcacttaatttctcatgattatagtcctagaacatatattaaaccttcatgtgcatgtgattcaagtttcaagtaatttggacctaagttggttaagataagttatgatcattagaagattaatgccctaacttagtccatgtatgtttgttttcaaaacttaatttccagcactatctcaaaaatatatagatattaaattcacatagagatatgcataagccttcatttaagtgtatatgcacaattaagatattaaacaatcaaccaaataaccatttaagcatgttttctagcattttaggatatgttcaagtcaagcatgctcacacacattttagtatacaatcatacacaatcatcaaaaacacaatgttgtcctagacagtaagtcttggtccaacacttccttcatattccattcgtataaatattcaaaagtaagaatcagcagaaaccaatatcttcctcaagaaatcttcaaggatggatactcctaactctccacctgcaaaaaggtctaaaactgatgaaggttctacttctaaaaaagatgaaggtggaaatgatcccagattcaacctctcccctataagggaagacgtatacgaggacgatccccagaaaaccatcgaatctctacaagaagctttgagggaaaccaaaaggagacttaaaaaagcaactgacaaagttcaagactacaaaaggcaacttatggtttcaaagtatgccatacaaggtgttcgatatatgtcatggggcagacaagcaagtactcatgacccagataaattgcacgaagcaatcactgagatcacagcacaacttggatctgttgcagatggaatagacagtgttctttataccctagaataaaatttcTGTCCAACACTTTGGTGTATCGACTTCTGAAGTTAGCATTGGTTTTGCCTATAACAATAGCAAGTGTTGAAAGATGCTTTTCTGGAATGAATATTGTTAAGACAGATTTGCGCAACCGGATCAGTGATCAATTTATGAATGACTATCTAGTATGTTACATAGAAAAGGAGTTACTCGgaactattactaatgatgtTCTAATATCgcactttcaaaatatgaaaactcgtagagaacaattgtaataaattataatgtagtttcttatgtgttaaaaatattattaatgtgtttttatatttatcgtTTATATTTGTAAGTCGGTtacataaagaacccaaaaaacaaTTCCGGGGCcgctgcccccggacccccgGGTCATTTTTATGCCCACGGTAACTTCAATTCCTGGGTCCGCCACTGAGTGTGATTATAGTGGATGGGAAATaaaaggcccatgggctgataCTACACTAACATGCGTGCAAGCCAGTGGGCTGATGCTATCTAGACGGACCTACTCCAGAGCCCATCCCTTGTCGAGTTAGGTGAGTAGACAGTGAGCCATATCCATTGTGAAACGGGTTGGAAATGAAAAAAAggccgttaaaaaaaaaagaaataaaaggtcgttcaagtaactgggaaagccATGATCCATTGGATTGGCAAGGCTATGTGATCTTGACTCATATGTCTGGGTCGGTAAATGGGTCGACGGTCGAAATGGTCCAACTCAAGCCATGCACGAGGATGTGCATACTCCtagggggaggattgatgagaaggccacatcgaaagatggtggATTTAGAGTTTAGCTTATAAgtgaggacaaacctcctatcgTCAACTTgaattttcaatagagagttaggtccaaacttgtgatgcttgACTTGGGCCCGCATCCCGTGTGGGGGGTATTCATCAGAGTCCCACATCATTTAGATGTGGGATTGTCATCCAACTTATAAATTGTAATATCCcacacttttaaaaaaaaaattgctgaaATAATTATTTGACGAATGAGTGTAAGTGGACGAAGGGGTATTTGTTTGGGTATGTATTAGAGTAGTTTAGTTAGATATAGTTATACTGATGTATCTATTTGATTTAGTTTATTTACTTAAAAGTTAGGGTTTCACGTGATACTAATAcgtcttttcttttcctcaaaCACTTTCACGCAAAACTAATACCCTTCTTCTCAAAACACTCAAACAAGGAAACCCTTGCGTTAGTTATTCTCTCATTCTTGCTCTTCGTATTTTTCGAATCCTTTCTGGAGGTAAGAAAGTGTTTCTCTCGTAATTCATTCTTTCAAATGGagccttttattttcttaagaCACTGAACCTTATTGGTTCCTTGATTTCCTTGTTC encodes the following:
- the LOC119992560 gene encoding chloroplast envelope membrane protein — protein: MFLMSTSLVLCDNLIFTNQKPRGGSLNSHNLSNLLVHLSCNRRRLYGIVPNARKKNNKHSTRSWWQRFFFDEDGNWLGLKDDDMHDEEVESSSDEELSESEKFEAWKRRAEAIVELREAQEDMMNEESRRWEDWVMDDPGNGSWWSQDWDTGNDELREDLPPTEIIREKGFIESVSNFVLGREEDDMLYEDRVFRYASINSAKFLAVLILLPWALDFAVHDYVLMPFLDRYVKTVPLAAQMLDVRRNQKLQMVKDLKLEKSRLQFEVEIGKSPPLSDEEVWWELRHKALELREEWRLENRRAFANIWSDMVFGISLFILLYFNQNQVALLKFTGYKIINNISDTGKAFLIILITDIFLGYHSESGWQTLLEVLVEHYGLQVDQAAITIFVCLIPVIMDACVKLWMFKFLPKLSPKVANIFREMKRH